The sequence TTAATTTGTTTATATGCTTTACGTTTGAAAACTAACTTTGACTTCTGGGTACTGGCAATTTTAGTGGGGACCAGTCAAGGTGGTTTACAAGCCTTGAGTAGATCTTACTTTGGACAAATTATCCCGAAAGAATCTGGTAGTGAATTTTATGGATTCTTGAATATTTTGGGTAAATTTTCAGCGGTCATGGGTCCATTTATTGTAGCAATCGTAACGCAAATGACTGGTAAGTCGACTATCGGTGCTGCTTCTTTGAGTGTTTTGTTTTTAGTAGGGCTAGTAATATTTGCTATGCTGCCAAAAATTTCAAAAGAATAATAAAAAAGGAAATCCAAATTTTGGATTTCCTTTTTTTGTTATTTCCAGCGGTCGATTAACTGAGCTGTTTCTTTAGTATTGTTAGTAAAGACACTGTCTAACTTGAGTGTATTTAAGGCATCATAGTTGTCATTATAAGTATTTAAAATCCAACCATTAGTTTTAAAACCATTCTTGTGTGATAGTTTAACTAATTTTGGTGTCCATTGATCTAATTTCATGGAAATGAATTTGATATAACGAGGGGCATTTTCAATTTGTTCTTTGTATTGGCGTTCAGTGGCAGAGCTTAATAGCCAAAGAGTAGGAACTTTTTTCAAAGAGTGATGTAACTCCTTGATTCCCGGTAAGCTTTCATCTTGGAAGATTACATTTTTAGTCATTTTATATTTCTTGAGTTCTTTGACGAGAGCTTTTTCGGTATCGGTATTGTCGCCGGCATTCTTCTTAGTTTCAATTATATAAT comes from Companilactobacillus pabuli and encodes:
- a CDS encoding glycerophosphodiester phosphodiesterase, which codes for MKKKLIIILFTLLIALGMPLNVQAAAAPKAKNLTSVTQSINHASPETPLIFSHRGSPYNYPDHSFKGYNRAIKDGTQYIEQDVWLSKDGKLFVSHDDNLKQSTGKNVTISTSNASKISQVKLHNGEKIHQLKDVFKRYGKNVHYIIETKKNAGDNTDTEKALVKELKKYKMTKNVIFQDESLPGIKELHHSLKKVPTLWLLSSATERQYKEQIENAPRYIKFISMKLDQWTPKLVKLSHKNGFKTNGWILNTYNDNYDALNTLKLDSVFTNNTKETAQLIDRWK